Within the Desulfovibrio sp. genome, the region AGCCCGGCACGCCTTTGCGTCAACCCCTCACCCCAAGTTCGGCCTTTCGCACGCCCACCCCTGCTGTTGAAAACACAAAGGCTACTTCGCCCTTTCGCAAGGACTTGCAGATTTCGGATGAGGAATTTTTGCAGCTTCGTGATTTTATTTACCAGCAATGCGGCATTTTTATCGCCGAAAACCGCAAATATCTGGTTGAAAACCGTCTTTCCAATCGCATCAAGGATTTGAACCTCAAAAGTTACAACGAATACTACAATTTCCTCCGGTTTGATGCCAGTCGAAAGACTGAATTAAACAAGCTTTTTGAGGTTGTTACTACCAACGAAACCAGTTTTTTCCGCAATCCGCCGCAACTGGAAGTTTTTCAAAAAAACGTGCTGCCTGATATACTGGATCAATGCCGCCAAAAAGGACAAAAAAAATTACGTATCTGGTCGGCAGGCTGTTCCACAGGTGAGGAGCCCTATACCCTCGCTATCATTCTTCACGAAGTTCTCAGAAGTGAAATCCATAGCTGGGATATCAAAATAACGGCCAACGATCTTTCTGAAGCCGTACTTGCCGCCGCAAGGCGTGGCATCTACAGCGAGTATGCACTGCGCACCACGCCAAAATCCATCGTAGACACCTACTTCGTTAAAGAGGACAGTGTATACAAGATCAAGCCCGAACTGAAGAACCTCGTTTCTTTTGGGCAGATAAATCTTAGCGACAAAGAGCAGTTGAGGCGTGTTGATAAATCGCAGATCGTTTTTTGCCGTAATGTCATCATTTACTTTGACGATGAAATGAAGCGCAAAGTCATCAATGCCTTCTATGACAACCTGGAGGTCAATGGCGCACTGCTCATCGGCCATTCAGAGTCGCTGCACAATATCAGCCGTGCGTTCCAGCTGGAGCATTTCAAAGGCACCATCGTCTACCGCAAGCTGGCTTAGGCACGACATGTGCGCCAAGATCCTGGCTGTTGCCAATCAGAAAGGAGGCGTGGGAAAAACCACAACCGCTGTGACCCTGGGTTGTGCGCTGGTACGGGCGGGAAAAAAAATCCTGTTGCTGGACCTTGATCCGCATGCCTGTGCGACCCTGCACGCCAGGATATATCCAGAGGACGTGCGTTACAGCCTGCATGACATTTTTATGGCCTCCGAAGAAAGCTGGCCCGCGCTGTGGCCGCTTCTGCTGCGCTCACAGGCATTGCACGGTATGGATATGGCCCCTGGCAGCATTCGCCTGTCGGAGCTTGAAGTTGATTTTAAAGACAGAAGCGCCAAAGGCAGCATACTTGGCAGAAGCCTGGAGGCCGTGCGCAAGGATTATGACTTTATCATTCTGGATTGCCCGCCCCATGTAGGCATACTTCTTGTAAACGCACTGGTGGCGGCCGACTTGCTGATAATTCCGATACAGACAGATTTTTTGGCGCTGCACGGTTTGAAGCTGCTGTTTGACACGCTGCATACACTCAACAAGGCGCTGGGCAGACCCATTCTCTACCGGGCCCTGCCCACCATGTATGACAAGCGCGCCAAGGCATGCACCAGGGTACTGGAGCTTTTGCAGCGAAAAATGGATCACGCTATGTTCAACTCCATTATTGGCATTGACACACGTTTTCGTGAAGCCAGCGCTCAGGGATGCAGTATCTATGACATTGACCAGCATTCGCGAGGGGCACGCTGCTATGAAGCTCTTGCGCAGGAAGTGTTGCAACTATGGTAAAAACGCCTGAAGAATATTTCTCTGGTCAGAGTTTTACCCCGCCGGGTATGGCAGGGTCATCGTCTGCGCTCAGCGCCGCTGAACAGGCTTTTGTTCAAAAGTATCTTGGCGTTGATGCGCTGGCGGATATGTCCATATACGCGCCCGATGCCGCAGATGCAGCGCCGGACGCAGCCCTGGGCAGTATATCCACCCCCGGCGTTGAGGGGCGCGAGGATCATGCAGTGCGCCCCGCGCATTCCGCCGTCAGTTTAAAAACGCAATTGACCACACTGCCCACAGTGCAGATGGTGTCGTTCTATGTGCGCGAACAGATTTTTCTTCTGCCGGTTTGCGTGATTGTTGAAGTGTTGCGGCATATGCCGCTCACACGGCTGCCCATGGCTCCGCCCTTTGTAGCTGGCGTCGTCAACCTGCGGGGGCGCGTCACCCCGCTGCTGCACCTTGATGCCCTGCTGACCCTTGATCAGCAGCATCGTTACACACCCGAAAGTTTCATTGTGGTGTGCGGCAGTGAAGAAATGCAGCTTGGCCTTATCGTTGATAAGATTCATACTATGTATATGCTGGATCAGGCCAAGATCAACTGGAATGCCGAGGTCCAACTGGGAGCCAGCGCAGACCTGCTTTGCGGACTTGCCGAAGTGAATGACCACCTGCACGGCATTGTTGACCCACAAATGATCGTGGAAAAGCTGCTTGAAGCTTAATACACTAAATTTGTAATAAAATTGTGCCGTTGCAAAAAGTGTAAATAACCTCTAAACAGTTCGCATCGATATGACGTGTGGCAAGCTTTTGAGTGCTCTTTCAGGGCTCAGCCCTTTATTATGGCGCACATTCTTTGTGTGCGCGGCTGCTTTCAGCATAATCGGACAATCGAACACCCAGGTTTGCCCGATAAAGCGGCAGTCAACATCTGACGGACAGGAACGGATATTATGAAAAAACATATCATGGTCGTCGATGACTCAAAGACCATCCGTAATCTGGTGGCCTTTGTGCTAAAAGGAGAAGGCTTTAAGGTCAGTACCGCTGAAGACGGCCTTGATGCCATTGAAAAGCTGTACAGCCTGGACCCCGTTGATCTGATCGTCTCCGATGTCAACATGCCTCGCATGGATGGATTCACGTTCATTAAAACCATCCGCGCGCAGGACGCTTACAAGGACATCCCCATTATTGTTCTCTCAACGGAAGGACAGGAAAAGGATATACAGACCGGCATGAGCCTTGGGGCAAATCTTTATATGGTCAAGCCCGCCCAGCCCGAAAAAATGGTCCGTAATATAAAGATGCTCTTGGGTTAGCCGATAAGAAAGACAACATTACCCGTCAGGGTACAGCGCTTTCAGTCAAGCAGGGTATGGGGTATGAGCCAAGATTTTTTTGACCCAGAATTATTTGCCGACTTTATTGCAGAGGCAAAAGAGCATCTTGAGACCATCGAGCCCAATCTTTTGGAGCTTGAAAAGGCCCCAGGAAACTTGGCCCTGCTCAATGATATTTTTCGCCCCATGCATTCCCTCAAGGGAGCTTCAGGCTTTCTTGGGCTAAACCGTATCAATCAGCTTGCGCACAAGGCCGAAAATATTCTTGACGAACTGCGCAAAGGCAGCATGGTGGTCACATCGGAAATTATGGATGTCATTTTGGCCTCCACCGATGCCCTGCGTCAGATGATCGACAACCTTGAGGCCAACAATTCTGAAGGAGAGGTTGAAACCGGTCACATTATGGCGCAGATCGACGCCATTATGGCTGGCGACAGCCCCGCTCTGAACCCGCCCGCTGACGCTGCTCCTGTTGCCGAAACCGCTGCCGCCCCTGCGGTCACGGATGTTCAGGCACAAGGTGCCCTTCCGGCTGAAACCAGTGCTGGCGGGTACCCCGCAGCGGAATTGCCTCAGAATGCCCAGGCTGATTCCGTTTCTGCGCCCGACAATGCCAACGGCATGTCCGGCAAGGAATGGGTGGGCACCCTGCCTGCGCACGAGCCCTATGCCCTTACGGCCTTCGGCGAAGGACATCTTAAAGATTTCATCGACGAATCCATTGAGATCATAGAAAATCTCACCAATGGGCTTCTGGATCTTGAAGAAAATCCCACAGGTCAGAATGATCTGGTCAATGACCTTTTCCGCTTTTTCCACAATATGAAGGGCAATAGCGGCATTATTGGCTATAATGAGCTCAATGCGCTGACCCATGAAGCGGAAACCCTGCTTAACAATGTACGGCAGGGCAAGATAACTCCGAACCACGATCTTATCGACCTGCTCCTGCTGGTTGTGGATGTAATGGAAGCCCTGGTTCGCAATATTGATATTGCTTCCGGGCAGGCCACTCCCTTTGAAACCGATGCCGTGGTACGACAGCTCCAGGCTGCCCTGGCAGGCGGCCCCATTGCCTTGCCGGAAGAACTGCTGGCGGCGCAAGGGCGCGCCCATATGCCTGCCGAAGAACCCAGGGATTCCGGAACAGAGGCGGCTAACCAGGCCTCTTCTGTTGAAGTGGTCACCCCCACAATTATTCCGGTCGGTTCCGAAAGCGACGACACGGAAGCGTTCCGCGTTACCGTGCAGCAGCAGATTGAAATCATACACGCCGCTCTGGAAACACTCAAAAAAAACGGCAGCCACAAAGATTCCATCGACGCCCTGTTCCGTTGCCTTGTGGCCATAAAGAACGCCTGCGCCTTTGTGGGGCTAGCCGACATTAAGACCTACGCGGAACGCACCGCCGGCATCGTTGACCAGGGGCGCATCAGCGACATCGATTTTGGCCTTATGATCGACCTGCTCAGTCAGGAAGTCAGTATCATTGAAGATATGATCCGCCAGGCGCTGGCTGAGGGCAAAGTTGCGGCGGACGTCTGCTCCAGCGCTGAAAAAGCGGTGGATGAAAATGACGAATCTGACAGCCCGTCCACGGCATCTGACGCAGACCACACCCAGCCCAAAACTTCGACAGCAATGGCCAGCGTCGCTCCGGCCCAGGCATCCCAGCCCGTCGCAAGTCGTGAAGGGCAAAGCGCTGCCGTTAAACCTGCCGCGGCTTCAACCCCCGTGGCCCCTGCCGCCCCCGCCAGAACTGTCGCCCCGGCCGCACAGCCTGCTCCTGCGGCTGCCATGCCGCGTCCGGCTGCACCCCAGACCAAGGGGGCTGCGCCTGCTGCTGAAAATCACAAAAGTTCCTCGACTATACGAGTGGATCACGAACGCCTCGACCACCTCATGAACCTTATCGGCGAACTTATTATCAATCGTAACCGGTACACCCTCATTGCCCGCTCTCTTGAAGACAGCAGCGAAAAGGTGGACATCTCGCACGTGGCGCAAAGCCTTTCTGAAACCACCTATGCCATGGCCCGTATTTCTGATGATCTGCAAGACACCATCATGAAAGTACGCATGGTTCCGGTTTCTTCTGTATTTTCACGCTTCCCCCGCCTCGTGCGCGACCTTTCGCGCAAAAGCGGAAAAGAAGTGGACCTGATCATGGAAGGCGAGGAAACAGAACTGGACAAAAGCGTGGTGGAAGTTATCGGAGACCCGCTGGTACACCTTATCCGCAACTCTGTCGATCACGGCATTGAACCTGAGGATGTGCGCATTGCCGCAGGCAAGCCCCCCAAGGGCAAGGTCACGTTGCGTGCCTTCCACAAGGGCAATTCTGTTGCCATTGAAATTGAAGATGACGGCAAGGGCATAGACCCGGTCAAGATGCGCGAAATCGCCGTGCGCAAGGGCCTGATTACCACAGAAGAAGCCGCCCAGCTTGACGACCGAGAGGCTGTGGAACTCATCTTCGCGCCCGGCTTCTCCTCTGCCGACCAGATCACTGACATTTCCGGCCGAGGTGTTGGCATGGACGTTGTGCGTACCAATATCAAGAACCTAAAGGGCAGCGTCAGCACCCACTCCGAGGTCGGCAAGGGAACGCGCTTCACCCTCAGCCTGCCGCTGACTCTGGCCATTATTGATGCCCTTATGGTTAATGTTTCAGGCCAGATGTATGCCATCCCCCTTGATGCGGTGTCTGAAACGACAAAGATCGAGGCCAAGCGTCTTACCGACGTAAAGGGCCGCAAGGCCGTCACATTGCGCGGTGAGGTGCTTGGTATTGTTGAAATGGCAGAAATGCTTGGACTGCCCCGCGCCAGTGATCCCCTCCCCGATGTGCTTTCCGTTGTGGTCATTCACGATAATGACCGCCGCCTTGGCCTGGTTGTGGACAGGTTGCTGGAAAGGCAGGAAATCGTCATCAAGCCCCTTGGAGCCTACCTTGGGGATCTCAAGGGCATTTCCGGCGCGACCATTATGGGTGATGGTTCTGTTATCCTGATTCTGGATCCACATGAAATCTATCTGATGGCCACATCCAAGGCGTCGTCCATGGCTCCTCCGGCAGGAGAAAGCAAGCAGCCCGCTTCATCAGCCAGAGTTTGACAGGTATATGATGCAGAGAACTTTTCCTGATAACGACACCACACCGTTGTGCCCATCGGTTTCGAGAAAATTTCTTGCCTTTTAGTGCTGCATCAGCTATAGCACTTCTTCGCGCGGTTACGCCCACTCATACGCTGAACATCTTCCGGCGCAGGGCCTCGTTTTTGCCGCATGTGAAGTGAACAACTTTTTTGCATATACGGAGGATAGTATGAGCAAGGAATGCATTTTCTGCGGCAAAAAGCCCCAGGTTGGAAATCTCGTCAGCCATTCCAACATCAAGACCAAGCGTCGCTTCAACCCCAACCTCCAGCGCGTTCGGCACCAGTTCGCCGATGGCAGCGTGCGGACCCTTACCGTCTGCACCCGTTGCATCCGTTCTGGCGTGGTGTCCAAGCCCCTGGTTCGCAAGCAGGGTTAGCACCTTTTTTCGCATCTGAGGCCCCGTCAGTATTCTGTCGGGGCCTTTTTTGCTATATGCCGCCGACATTTTCGCGCGCTTCAAAGCCCACCAGCGGGCGCTGGCTTATTCGTAGAAGACCCAACAGCTTGCCACGGTTCTGGCGAAACATCAGCCAGGCCAGTGGAGCGGACAATTACGTGCGCTTTCGCGACTGGCTGCTGGTGCTCAATGCCCGCGCCATTCCTCACAAAACAGTTTCACTGTCGGGCAGGGAACAAATTTATGTTCCTCCCCTGCTCGAAGGCATCGCCCTTGCGGAGCTTGGCGAGTTTTCTGCTGAAAGCAGCAGGCCTGCGCCAGTTCCCAAGCCTTTGCGCATGCACAGGCATTATGCCTTTGCCGCGCTTTTTCTTTTGCCCCTGCTTGTCTGGCATGGCTGGCGCGTGGACTGGTGGCCAGCACCCCGTCTTTTGCCTCCGCCCGAAACATGGTCAGGGGCGGGCATGCTTGATAATGTTCTGGTACGCATCTACGGACAATGGTACCGACTGGCCACCGCACTGACCCTGCATGCAGGGCTGACGCATTTATGCGGTAATCTGGCCTTTGGCGCCATCTTCCTCCCCTTGCTTGCCCGGCTCACCGGAATAGGTCGCGCCCTGTGGCTTACTGTGGCTGGCGGCATCCTGGGCAACGGACTGACAGTGCTTTTTCGCCCACGCCTGGTCACTAGCATGGGCTTTTCCACCGCACTCTTTGCCGCAGTGGGGGCATTGGCCGGATTTATGGCCCTGCAACACAGCCAGCGCGGCAAGGCCATCCTGCCAATCGCGGCGGGAATCGCCATCCTGGCCATGCTCGGCACTGAAGGCGAACGCACTGACTACGCTGCGCATATTGCAGGCCTTTGCAGCGGCATGGCCTTGGGCGCATGGGAGGCCTGGCGCTTGGGAAAAAACTGGCCCGCCCTTCCTCAACTGCTGGCCGGAGCACTGGCTGTGGCGGTTCTTGTCCTGGCATGGTACTGGGCCTTTGCCGCACTTTGAGGCTGCTCCATTGGCTCCAGGCGCCCAGAAAAAAAGTCGGTACTGAACGCGGCAGACATGAACAGGCAAGAAACCACAGATCCTCGAAAATTTGCTTCACTAAGCCCGACGTCCTGGCAGTAAGCCCTACGTCCTGGATGTGCAGTCATCTATGCGCATCTGAAGCAGATTTTTTGGGAAAATCCGCAGGAGCCTGCCCCGCTGAATTTCACATTCCCCTGCCTTTTGCGCACGTACGCTTTTTCAAAGATTACATGCTTGCAACAAAAAGCGGCCAGCTTCCCAAAGGGAAAAGCTGGCCGCCAACGTATGGCCTCAGGGTCGTTTTACCTGCCGGTTTGTGGGGGCAGCCCATTGGCCGGGATTATTCAACAATCAATGCGCTTGCACCGATCCCGCGACGATGCCTAGGCCTCGTCGCTCAACCTGCGAAAGCTTTTTTTACCAGCACCGCAAACCGGGCAATGCCAATCATCCGGCAAATCTTCAAACTTGGTTCCCGCCGGAATCTTGTGGCGCTTGTCACCGCGATCGGGGTCATATACGTAACCACAGTTCACCATCTGGCAACGCCACATGTCATGAGGATCAGCCATGGAGCCTCCCTTGTAAACAATTATTAAGCAGCCGGAGTCCCGGTAACAAATCCCTTGCTGGAGGTTCCGGTGGTCGAGGGCGTGCCGGCAATCTTGGCAAGATAGGTGTCGCCCAGCTTGGCGATGTGGTTGCCAATATTTTCGTAATAGGTCAGATGTGCCTGTTCTTCATCAATAATACGTTCAAACAGACGCGCCGAGACGATGTCGCCCTGCTCCTTACAGACTGCAAGGAACTGGCTGTACGCCTCAATGGTTGCATCTTCTTGATTTGCGTCACTTTCATAGATTGCGGGCACGTCCTGTCCGGTAACGACTTTGCCCTCTTTATTGGTTGTGGGCTCACCACCCAGCTCTTTGATGCGTTCGGCAAAATTTTCAGCGTGGCGCATTTCATCAATGGCGATAAGTTTCATGTTGGCAGCCAGTTCACCATAGTCCATGTCGTCCAGGCTATAATGCTGGTTCATGTATTGGTGAATGGCGTGCAGCTCCAGGGCGCGAGCTTTGTTAAGAACTTCAATCACCTTGGCCTTACGATTATCTCTATTTTCTGCCATTCCAAAACTCCTTGGTGTTAAGCAGGTATGGTACATTTATAAACCGATTTGAATAAACGCACAAGCCAGACAGGCTCTGGAATGCGTAGGATTAAGAAAGCAAGAATTGCCCGTTACGGCACGTTCTCTTATCCCGCACATGAGTATATAAAATTTGCCCGCCTCGAGGCAACTCCTCAACGACGGGCAAATTTTATTCGCCTGAAAGGCGAAAAAACAGCGAAGGTTTCCTAATGACTGGTGCTGCGAATGCGGCCAGCGCACTCTTTGCAAATTCCGTCATATTCGATGCGCGAATTCAGAATGCTAGAAAAGCCATCAACACTCATGCCCGTAACTGAAGGCGCCTCTCGTGGTTCCATTACATCGCCGATGCGGCCGCACTGGATGCAACGCACATGCTGATGCCGGGAAATATCGCCGTCAAAACGCTTTGTGGAACCAGCCGCTTCAAGGCGACGGATCTCACCGCTATCCGCCAAAAAGTCGAGATTGCGGTACACAGTCCCCAAACTGATGCGGGGCAAGCGTTCACGCACGATGCTGTAGAGCTCATCTGCGGTTGGGTGCGTTTTTGCCTTACGCAGTTCTTCCAAAATCACCGCGCGCTGCCGGGTCATTCTTGTTTGAATTTGGGCCATATCGGTCTCCATTTGATAGTAAAAATTACTGTTACCGCAGGATACTGTCAAGCCCATTTCACCCAGAAAGCATTCTTTTTTTGCTATCTGGGTCCAATAAGCAGAATGACCGAATCTATGGCTTGAATTGAACCGAGATCAAAGATCGCGGTTCACGGTCACGCTGCTACGCGGTTGTCTTGAGCGAAAAAGCCTGAGTCTCACACCATGCGACCGTATATCGTCTGGAGCCGCGTCCTTGTACAAAGCGCGCATCATGTGCCTGTCATTATTTAAAAAGGCTGTTAATCAAGAGCCTTATAAAAACAACGCAACACACACGCCGACATGACGGTCTGATGCTTTTACCCTAGTATAACCTGCAGTGATATTTTTGAGTTTGAACACAGAACCCTTAACAGAGCGCAATGTTGCCACAGAGCGCCCGTTTCCCCCACCCTCATGCTCTGCCTCGAACCTAAGCGTAACCAATGAACTGCAGCCACGGGCGTCACGCACCCGCTGGCAACCGTGCCCCTAAACTGTCTCATAGCCAGGGTCAGCATTGCTTCGGCTCGAAGGCTTCACGTTCTCCTTCATTCTCCGCTGAGGCATGGAACAAAAGGCCCCCAGTTCCAAAAGCCTACAGATATCTTGCAAGCGGCATAGACCGGTACGGATCTACGCTTCTCCCGCCTGGTTTTCTGGCAAAAACGCCCGGTTGCCCCCGGCCGTTTTTCACCAACAAGACACCCGGCTCCAAAAAAGAACTACCGGCCTGTCGTCTCACGCGTCATATCGATCGCCTGGCCATGGTCATTTTGAGTGTTCACCCAAAACTACTCCGGGCCAAGTGATAACCAACGCAACAATGCTCAGTCCGGACGTTGCTTTACCGTGATGCGGCGTAGAATACGAGCCACAAAATTCGGCATTACTGCTTCGTCCTGCACTTCCACTGCTGTGTGTGAATCAAAGGAGTATGGTAAGGTATAAAACTTCTATCATGAGGTCAAGTATGGAGGGCCATGCAAACTGCAGTATTCGCAATTTTCAAGGCAATAACGTGTATTATTTGAAATTTTATTTTTGTTCAAATGCGCATAACTGTGGCATATGCTGCAAAATACATCCTGCTACAGCGGTACACTTGTATGTGTATGCCCATATTTTCGCAACAGTGTCTGTCCGGCAAAGGCCGCTCCCCAAAGCCCGCTGTCTGTATCTGTAACAAGATACACAGGAATGTGCTGTAAAAGAGTTAGCGTAGCCTCAGAAGAAGCGTATAGGCTTTCAAGAAATGTGGAGCTGGTGACGCAAAGCGGATTGGCGGCGGCCACTCCACCCGCTATCCACAAACCACCCCGGCAAAGGGTAGAGAGCATCCACCCCCTGCAAAAACGTCCTAAAAAGCGGGCATACCATTGAAGGGTTGGCGTATCACACGAAAGCGCACGCTCGCCGACTTGCCGTGGCTGCAGAAACTGTCCGGTAAGATAATAGTGCAGGATGGAAAGACCATCGCCACAAAGAACATTTTCGGCGCTGGCAAAAGGCCGCCCCAGTTCTCTGCACAAAAAGCGCCTGAATTCCTGTTCTTCGTCCTCAAAAAAAGCAAAAGCGGCATGCCCGGCCTCGCTGGAAAAAGGCAGCCACTCATCAGTTCCGACAGGCAGGAGGCTGGCAGCGCCAAGCCCGGTTCCTGCGCCGACAACCGAACGCGCCCCCATGCGGCCCGGCTCGTTTGAGCCACTGCCCCAAGCGGGTTTTGATGAGGCTTCCACAGCGACGCTCCGCTCTTTGGCAGGGCCCGCTACGTGCAACGCGCTCATTCCCGGCGGGGTCAGCGTGGCGTAAGCCTGGAGAGTAAAGTCATTGAGAAGCAGGCACCGGGCGGCCTGGCAGGCTGGCATGTCCGCAATATTAATGTACAGACTGCCATTGGTAAGGCGTCCCCGCTGCCTGTCCACAGGCCCGGCCAATCCCACCACAATGGCATCGGCGCTTTCAACAGGCTGCGACAGCGTTTCTGACAGTGCGGCAAACAGCGACTGTCTGCTGGTCAATATCTTGGAATCAATGCGAGTTGCCACTTCCAGGGAAAGCCTGTCATCCTCAAGGCTGAAACTGGCGAACCGACAGTTTGTGCCGCCAACGTCAGCTACAAGTATCCTCTGCATGGCTACCTCTCTTACCGTGAAGAGGCGCTTGCGCCAGACTCGTCAATTTTGCGCACAATGCTGGTAGTGCTGCATCCCTGCACCAGATCCGCCAGGAATACCCGTCCGCCGGAGGCGAGAACGACATCCGCCCCCACAACGCTGTCCACCGTGTAGTCGCTGCCTTTGACAAGCACATCAGGGCGTAGGGCCATAATAAGGTTCAGGGGAGTGTCTTCGTCAAAGAGCACCACAGCGTCTACACCGCTTAAGGCAGCCAGCAGCATGGCACGGCTTTGTTCATTTTGAACCGGGCGGCTGGGCCCCTTGAGGCGGCGTACAGATGCGTCGGAGTTCAGGCCCACCACAAGCCTTGTTCCCTGGGAGGCGCTTTGACGAATAAGAGAAATATGACCAGGATGCAGTAAGTCAAAGCAGCCATTTGTGAAGACGATACTTTCGTTCTTGCGACGCCAGTCTTCCGCTTTTTCAAGCAGATCCGGCAGGGCGTAAAGCTTGGGATTGTCTGCCCCCTGTCGCAGAGCCTGGCGCAATTCGCTGAGGCTTACGGGGGCTGTGCCCATTTTACCCACGGCCACACCGGCAGCGGCATTGGCCACATCCATGCTTTCTTCCCAGGTCAGACCGCTGCCTATGCAGGCCGCCAGGGTAGCGATGACGGTGTCTCCCGCTCCAGAAACATCCGCCACCTCACGCACCACAGACGGAACGTAGCGCGGCGGCGTATCTGGCGTGAACAAGGCCATTCCCTTGGCCCCGCGGGTTATAAGCAGCCTTTCAATGGCGTAGTCGCCGCGCACTCGATCCGCAAGCTTTTCGCGTGTTTCACGATCAAGTGGCATATTGGCGTCCCTGCCGCTAATGATATCAAACTCTGCCCTGTTCGGCGTGACGCAGTGCGCGCCCGCATAGCGCTCCCACCGTACGCCCTTGGGATCAACCAGCACCTTGATGCCAAGGCGGCGCGCCTCTTCTATGACAAGGCGGCATAAATTGCGGCCCTGTTCAGTGTCCAGCAATACACCTTTGCCATAGTCGGAAATAACGACAGCCTGGCATGCAGGCAGCAAATCCCGCGCAGCCTGCCACAAGGCTTCAAGTTCTTGCGCCGAGGGGCAGCGGCATTGTTCTTCATCCAGACGCAGTAATTGCTGGCCCTGTGCGATCATCCTGGTTTTGCAGGTAGTGGCGCGTGTCAACGATGGCACAAGGCGGTGTGTGATGCCTGTCTGT harbors:
- the rfaE1 gene encoding D-glycero-beta-D-manno-heptose-7-phosphate kinase, yielding MNFDKVRVLVVGDVMLDRYITGKVGRISPEAPVPVLGVNKRWFAPGGAANVARNLVHLGAQAALVGLTGADADAADLCQCLEQTGITHRLVPSLTRATTCKTRMIAQGQQLLRLDEEQCRCPSAQELEALWQAARDLLPACQAVVISDYGKGVLLDTEQGRNLCRLVIEEARRLGIKVLVDPKGVRWERYAGAHCVTPNRAEFDIISGRDANMPLDRETREKLADRVRGDYAIERLLITRGAKGMALFTPDTPPRYVPSVVREVADVSGAGDTVIATLAACIGSGLTWEESMDVANAAAGVAVGKMGTAPVSLSELRQALRQGADNPKLYALPDLLEKAEDWRRKNESIVFTNGCFDLLHPGHISLIRQSASQGTRLVVGLNSDASVRRLKGPSRPVQNEQSRAMLLAALSGVDAVVLFDEDTPLNLIMALRPDVLVKGSDYTVDSVVGADVVLASGGRVFLADLVQGCSTTSIVRKIDESGASASSR
- a CDS encoding glucokinase, which gives rise to MQRILVADVGGTNCRFASFSLEDDRLSLEVATRIDSKILTSRQSLFAALSETLSQPVESADAIVVGLAGPVDRQRGRLTNGSLYINIADMPACQAARCLLLNDFTLQAYATLTPPGMSALHVAGPAKERSVAVEASSKPAWGSGSNEPGRMGARSVVGAGTGLGAASLLPVGTDEWLPFSSEAGHAAFAFFEDEEQEFRRFLCRELGRPFASAENVLCGDGLSILHYYLTGQFLQPRQVGERALSCDTPTLQWYARFLGRFCRGWMLSTLCRGGLWIAGGVAAANPLCVTSSTFLESLYASSEATLTLLQHIPVYLVTDTDSGLWGAAFAGQTLLRKYGHTHTSVPL